A part of Amphiprion ocellaris isolate individual 3 ecotype Okinawa chromosome 16, ASM2253959v1, whole genome shotgun sequence genomic DNA contains:
- the plaua gene encoding plasminogen activator, urokinase a, with protein sequence MNLFAIIAVLAAFSVNVVFSQRWSKKRGEMCRSGDGSSYRGFVNKSHNGRRCLNWNKMKHLNGASKGLGDHNYCRNPDYSLMPWCLVRRRSRIVREFCDIPRCSRPTVRPRAPPPPMDTEQTCGERPERRMNKIVGGSFIPIESHPWVAAIFHKRYGFLCGGSLISPCWVLTAAHCFSDGENTKIPHLSVYLGKSAINDTDADKEQKFIVEKLIIHQNYNDSNYNSDIALVKIKSRNGGCAVRSSTVRTVCLPPLHTQLPAGFTCSIAGFGKESFELPRFSQYLKQADVKLLSNAECSSELQYGNRITENMFCAGSPDSSTDACKGDSGGPLVCEASGRMFLFGVVSWGEGCAWKNKPGVYTRVTNYNKWISAKTQLTEYTEGRMYPQK encoded by the exons ATGAATCTGTTTGCCATCATCGCTGTCCTTGCGGCGTTCAGTGTCAACGTG GTTTTTTCACAAAGATGGTCTAAAAAGAGAGGAG AGATGTGTCGGTCTGGGGATGGAAGCAGCTACCGAGGATTTGTTAACAAGTCACATAATGGTCGCAGGTGTCTCAACTGGAACAAGATGAAACACCTTAACGGAGCTTCCAAGGGCCTTGGTGACCATAATTACTGCAG GAATCCCGACTACAGTTTGATGCCATGGTGCCTTGTCCGAAGACGAAGCAGGATTGTGAGGGAATTCTGTGACATTCCTAGAT GTTCTAGGCCAACAGTAAGACCAAGAGCTCCTCCACCACCTATGGACACAG AGCAGACGTGTGGCGAGAGGCCTGAGCGGAGGATGAATAAAATTGTGGGTGGCTCATTCATACCCATCGAGTCGCACCCCTGGGTGGCTGCTATCTTCCATAAGCGCTATGGTTTCCTTTGCGGTGGTTCGCTCATTTCACCTTGCTGGGTTCTTACAGCTGCACACTGCTTTTCTGATgg tgaaaATACCAAAATCCCACATCTGTCTGTATACCTGGGGAAGAGTGCCATCAATGACACAGATGCTGACAAGGAGCAGAAATTTATTGTGGAAAAACTGATCATCCACCAGAACTACAATGACTCAAACTACAACAGTGACATAG CACTGGTGAAGATCAAAAGCAGAAATGGAGGATGTGCAGTGAGGTCATCTACTGTTCGGACAGTTTGCCTCCCTCCGCTTCACACTCAGCTGCCTGCAGGATTTACATGCAGCATCGCAGGATTTGGGAAAGAGAGCTTCG AGTTGCCTCGGTTCTCACAGTACCTGAAACAGGCTGACGTCAAGCTGCTCTCCAACGCTGAATGTTCAAGTGAATTGCAGTACGGAAACAGAATCACTGAGAACATGTTCTGTGCTGGGAGTCCTGACTCGAGCACTGATGCCTGCAAG GGCGACTCTGGCGGTCCGTTGGTGTGTGAAGCATCAGGCCGGATGTTTCTGTTCGGGGTGGTGAGCTGGGGCGAGGGCTGTGCCTGGAAGAACAAACCAGGTGTTTACACTCGTGTCACCAACTACAACAAGTGGATTTCAGCAAAAACGCAGCTCACTGAATACACGGAAGGACGGATGTATCCCCAGAAGTAA